From Etheostoma cragini isolate CJK2018 chromosome 14, CSU_Ecrag_1.0, whole genome shotgun sequence, the proteins below share one genomic window:
- the lix1l gene encoding LIX1-like protein, translated as MESNVMPDSIRPQRLQPGIGFGLGPTGTLRSSLRPGVTVPIAPMLPSPASLAASSGPPPPPPPLQLHSLYGGIGGLGLGPGATGHCNPGNPAVLKEAVEAVVRSFAKHTQGYGRVNVVEALQEFWQMKLTRGADLRNGALVVYEMVPSSSPPYVCYVSLPGGSCFGSFQFCPTKAEARRSAAKIALMNSVFNEHPSRRITDDFIEKSVSEALASFNGNREEADNPNTGIGAFRFMLESNKGKSMLEFQELMTVFQLLHWNGSLKAMRERQCSRQEVLAHYSHRALDDDMRTQMAADWVNREQSVASTIAQEVASTERELEDARLAGRELRFYKEKKDILMLAVGQLNAVNTATLPSH; from the exons ATGGAATCTAACGTTATGCCGGACAGTATCCGCCCTCAGAGGCTGCAGCCAGGCATTGGATTCGGTTTAGGACCGACCGGGACCCTCCGCTCCTCTCTCCGGCCCGGGGTTACCGTCCCTATCGCGCCGATGTTGCCCTCCCCGGCCTCTCTAGCCGCTTCGTCCGGGCCTCCTCCGCCGCCGCCTCCGCTGCAGCTTCACAGCCTGTACGGCGGTATCGGAGGGCTGGGGCTGGGGCCGGGGGCTACCGGGCACTGTAACCCGGGGAACCCGGCGGTGCTGAAGGAGGCGGTGGAGGCTGTGGTCCGCAGCTTTGCTAAACACACGCAAGGTTACGGAAGAG TAAACGTGGTGGAAGCTTTACAGGAGTTTTGGCAGATGAAGCTGACCAGAGGGGCCGACCTGCGTAACGGAGCTCTAGTTGTTTATGAAATGGTCCCATCCAGCAGCCCTCCATATGTTTGCTACGTCAGTCTTCCCGGAGGCAGCTGCTTCGGCAGTTTCCAG TTCTGTCCCACCAAGGCAGAAGCGAGACGCAGCGCTGCCAAGATTGCCCTAATGAACTCTGTTTTCAATGAACATCCCTCCCGACGCATCACAGACGACTTCATTGAGAAAAGTGTCAGTGAGGCCCTGGCATCCTTCAAT GGAAACAGAGAAGAGGCTGACAATCCCAACACAGGAATTGGGGCATTTCGCTTCATGCTTGAGTCCAACAAAGGAAAATCCATGCTGGAGTTTCAG gagCTGATGACTGTGTTCCAGCTGCTGCACTGGAACGGGAGTCTCAAAGCCATGCGAGAACGGCAGTGTTCCCGACAG GAAGTGCTGGCCCACTATTCCCACCGGGCTCTGGATGATGACATGCGCACTCAGATGGCTGCTGACTGGGTGAACCGAGAACAGAGTGTAGCGAGCACTATTGCGCAGGAGGTGGCATCGACGGAGAGAGAACTGGAGGACGCCAGGCTGGCAGGCAGAGAACTGCGTTTttacaaagagaagaaagacatcCTGATGTTAGCAGTGGGCCAACTCAATGCAGTCAACACTGCCACGCTGCCTTCACACTAA
- the LOC117956276 gene encoding type-4 ice-structuring protein LS-12-like — MKFCLIAAVVLLALAQGSFAQDASNLESLTRYFEEMKNKMVQELTGIISNQDLANQAQTFMEDKKTQLEPLFSQIQEQLKTVSASVEEQIKPLAASVQAQLQSDNFKQQLESIFQKLTEQTKAIDN; from the exons ATGAAATTCTGCCTTATCGCAGCCGTTGTTCTGCTTGCTCTTGCACAAG GAAGCTTTGCACAAGATGCTTCCAATCTTGAAAGCCTCACTCGGTACTTTGAGGAGATGAAGAACAAGATGGTACAGGAACTGACTGGGATTATAAGCAACCAGGACCTGGCAAACCAGGCTCA GACCTTCATGGAGGACAAGAAAACTCAGCTGGAACCCCTGTTTTCTCAGATTCAGGAGCAGCTGAAGACTGTTTCCGCCAGCGTCGAGGAGCAGATCAAGCCCCTGGCCGCCAGCGTGCAGGCTCAGCTCCAAAGCGATAACTTCAAGCAGCAACTTGAGTCAATCTTCCAGAAGCTGACGGAGCAGACCAAGGCCATCGACAACTAA